From Scatophagus argus isolate fScaArg1 chromosome 10, fScaArg1.pri, whole genome shotgun sequence, a single genomic window includes:
- the ncapd3 gene encoding condensin-2 complex subunit D3 isoform X1 has translation MELISALQFLKLKEVPQAWVDAAWDLEFTERKPLDDTTEDELTVSQDEAFRNLYQCLLAHATDLQQSAGKDGPSLSIWATLGENGVSVKSLVAVLSSFVLAGTAKVANVQQRVSSLQAASIYLLLLGIPGSIANKVFHEVLLDTCADLTSHCWPQDSGKKRKKDGLKSSQAEGKRSKPQRKDTPEMEMDEVEEEEEEEELHFSGQDLMKIRDAVVLLVQSLLRLLQTFPLKDRPQSASNCTQIFSKLLYFEPVIGELTFTAVKDITKLRSVPEMAFYGLQLLCLPQHGDQKESLRRIFHRLLYVILMMNKGNRGKPSLLVTSQAVLSTRDQAVHFICHLVEELKELALPLLQILLQHICFQMVEKSEFRSHGAQAVGMLTSQMENKDYACFIKWLANFSRSSKMVHRLFSIDVVMVLLEQPERRPEECPDPELTCFLPHKFLIQSLLFARRMDNSPTVQGHALSCLAQCLELPSLNVTRAVHNLFSATGTHTVLEGEITEGSLSSQQSQKTYRTLPFRTVEISSTDSSSFDTKENLALLLRRVEDSKTNVRKSALQALMGLLKHDVIPMSWENLSILSERCRDPAVSVKKKALQCVGELLAAKPECSVVQKAWLRGVVPAVVDSEGSVQDKALEALDQVLLSQVKPYSAGRHLDASQRLTWDLLGLLCHECQNLSRYFSRAFTIWSKQNKFTSTFITNLISHTEADHAAGAWLLLSKVVASSPGLPYGRILDAWDSMISSKDVSVTTCCHILCVMGDIAPHLNEDTKDRIVNDLMSWLKTFTLSLEVISAAVETLCQLGRSEDVKQMQAFLNRHCGELVSVCEVYLASIILSEKGAQNLNEELMVKHLHTLGVASLHCPVKVGKRTVLLVESVLTTHSEKLAEYQEELPASLPLSQFKTNSLPTKVRAHGVITLGKLCLQHEELVQKYLPVFARELEVGTEVAVRNNVVVIMCDLCVRYTNIVDHYIPNISACLRDSEAVIREQTLIMLTNLLQEEFVKWKGSLFFRFMVTLVDPVPAIASLCEYCLLHLLLKKNPEMFSQHFIECIFHFNSYSKHKSYNKFSQSEREKVRFSLKGAQHRDKRFRIYRFLLEHFTDTQRFNITNKINQTVLACFADEELPLDADGAEILSETFNILSLKEMKLQAICTAAGGAAGEEPEEDENMANMAKAVLQAAHKKVVSQVQKKAFIENTVPLIISLKSLLEQKRSPVLRDLMTYLQVTMQDYRNEVKEFFSGDEQLAAEVEFALKMAEKEREMEEQMDNCTLTGDARTPTGQQSVQGSPVRSRPLLPFSFATPQPPHPNPLSARLAHTDSRKHRSRVEEHFQSKSITLERTVMPKGAANDRAISTPKGVNVNLTFDEGVSAIFSDRGTSLGGETSVLHVRSNEEQAPLLRQWNVQSPLRQKKKSPKV, from the exons atggagTTGATATCTGCTCTGCAGTTTCTGAAGTTAAAAGAAGTTCCACAAG CCTGGGTGGACGCAGCGTGGGACTTAGagttcacagagagaaaaccacTGGATGATACCACAGAGGATGAACTCACAGTCAGTCAAGACGAGGCCTTCAGAAACCTGTACCAGTGTTTACTGGCTCATGCTACTGACCTGCAACAGTCTGCAGGCAAAGATGGACCTTCACTG AGTATCTGGGCGACCCTCGGGGAGAACGGGGTGTCGGTCAAGTCTCTAGTGGCTGTGCTGTCCTCCTTTGTCTTGGCGGGAACAGCCAAAGTGGCCAACGTCCAGCAGAGAGTGAGCAGTCTGCAGGCTGCCTCAAtctacctgctgctgctgggaatCCCAG GGAGCATTGCTAACAAGGTTTTCCATGAGGTTTTATTGGACACCTGTGCAGACTTGACCTCCCACTGCTGGCCTCAGGACTCTGGAAAGAAGCGCAAAAAGGACGGCCTGAAGAGTTCTCAGGCAGAGGGCAAACGCTCCAAACCACAGCGGAAAGACACTCCTGAG ATGGAAATGgatgaggtggaggaagaggaggaggaagaggagcttcATTTCTCTGGCCAGGACTTGATGAAGATCAGAGACGCTGTGGTTCTGTTGGTTCAAAGCCTCCTCAGACTCCTGCAGACGTTCCCACTCAAAGACAGACCACAGAGCGCCAGCAACTGCACACAG atCTTCAGTAAGCTGCTGTACTTTGAGCCTGTCATTGGAGAGCTAACCTTCACTGCTGTGAA AGATATCACCAAGCTGAGGAGTGTTCCTGAGATGGCTTTCTACggcctgcagctgctctgcctgcCACAACATGGAGACCAGAAAGAA TCTCTGCGGAGGATATTCCACCGGCTTCTCTACGTCATCCTGATGATGAATAAAGGCAACAGAGGGAAACCCTCCCTCCTTGTAACGAGCCAGGCGGTCCTCTCCACCCGTGACCAGGCCGTTCATTTTATTTG tcATCTTGTGGAGGAGCTGAAAGAGCTGGCGCTGCCTTTGCTGCAGATCCTCCTTCAGCATATCTGCTTCCAG ATGGTAGAGAAGAGTGAGTTTCGAAGCCATGGAGCCCAGGCTGTGGGAATGTTGACATCTCAGATGGAAAATAAAGACTATGCTTGCTTCATCAAGTGGCTGGCTAATTTCTCCAGAAGCTCAAAG ATGGTGCACCGGCTGTTCTCCATAGACGTGGTGATGGTCTTGTTGGAGCAGCCAGAGAGGCGACCAGAGGAGTGTCCGGACCCTGAGCTCACCTGCTTCCTGCCACACAAGTTTCTGATCCAGAGCCTGCTGTTTGCTCGGCGGATGGACAACTCTCCCACTGTCCAGGGCCACGCCCTGTCCTGCCTGGCCCAGTGTCTGGAGCTGCCTTCGCTCAACGTCACCCGGGCCGTGCACAACCTCTTCTCTGCCA CTGGAACCCATACAGTGTTGGAGGGTGAAATCACAGAAG GGAGTCTCAGTTCCCAGCAGAGTCAGAAAACCTACCGCACTCTGCCGTTCAGGACTGTGGAGATCAGCAGCACGGACAGCTCCAGCTTTGACA CAAAAGAGAACCTGGCTCTTCTCCTGCGTCGTGTAGAAGATTCAAAGACGAATGTGAGGAAATCGGCATTACAG GCCCTGATGGGCCTCCTGAAACATGACGTGATCCCCATGAGCTGGGAGAACTTGTCTATACTGTCTGAGCGCTGCAGAGACCCGGCTGTGTCTGTGAAGAAGAAGGCCCTGCAGTGTGTGGGAGAGCTGCTCGCT GCCAAACCAGAGTGCAGTGTGGTGCAGAAGGCGTGGCTACGGGGTGTGGTCCCGGCGGTGGTGGACTCTGAGGGTTCAGTGCAGGACAAGGCCCTGGAGGCTCTGGATCAGGTGCTGCTCAGCCAGGTCAAACCGTACTCTGCAGGCCGCCACCTTGATGCCAGTCAGAGGCTGACCTGGGACCTGCTGGGCCTGCTCTGTCACGAGTGCCAGAACCTCAG CCGATATTTCAGCAGGGCCTTCACCATCTGGTCCAAACAGAACAAGTTTACGTCGACGTTCATCACCAACCTGATCTCACACACGGAGGCAGATCACGCTGCTGGAgcctggctgctgctgtccaaGGTTGTCGCTTCATCCCCCGGGCTGCCCTATGGCAGGATCCTGGATGCCTGGGACAGCATGATCAG ttCAAAGGACGTAAGCGTGACAACGTGCTGTCACATCCTGTGTGTGATGGGAGACATCGCCCCACATTTGAACGAAGATACAAAGGACAGGATAGTTA ATGATCTCATGTCTTGGCTGAAGACTTTTACTTTGTCTCTGGAGGtcatcagtgctgctgtggagaCTCTTTGTCAACTTGGCCGCAGTGAAGACGTGAAACAGATGCAG gCTTTTCTGAACCGGCACTGCGGTGAGTTGGTGTCAGTCTGCGAGGTTTATTTAGCCAGCATCATTCTGAGTGAAAAAGGAGCCCAGAACCTGAATGAGGAACTGATG GTAAAACACCTCCACACCCTGGGTGTGGCGTCACTCCACTGTCCTGTCAAAGTTGGCAAAAGGACGGTGCTGCTGGTGGAATCTGTCCTCACAACACATTCTGAGAAACTGGCAG AGTACCAGGAGGAGCTGCCAGCCTCGCTGCCGCTGTCGCAGTTCAAAACAAACTCTCTGCCTACCAAAGTCAGAGCGCATGGAGTCATCACTTTAG GTAAACTGTGTCTGCAGCATGAGGAACTAGTCCAGAAGTACCTGCCGGTGTTTGCCAGGGAGCTGGAGGTCGGGACGGAGGTTGCTGTGCGCAACAATGTGGTGGTGATTATGTGTGATCTGTGTGTTCGATACACAAACATCGTGGATCACTACATCCCCAACATCTCCGCCTGTCTGCGAGACAGTGAAGCTGTCATCAGGGAGCAGACACTTATCATGCTGACCAACTTGCTCCAG gagGAATTCGTGAAATGGAAGGGCTCCCTCTTCTTTCGCTTCATGGTGACGCTGGTCGACCCGGTTCCTGCCATCGCCAG TCTGTGTGAGTACTGccttctccaccttctcctGAAGAAGAACCCTGAAATGTTCAGCCAGCACTTCATCGAGTGCATCTTCCACTTCAACTCCTACAGCAAACACAAGTCCTACAACAAGTTCTCCCAAAGTGAGAG AGAAAAGGTTCGATTCTCTCTGAAAGGAGCTCAGCACCGCGACAAGCGTTTTCGGATCTACCGCTTCCTGTTGGAGCACTTCACAGACACCCAGCGCTTCAACATCACCAACAAGATCAACCAGACTGTCTTAG CATGCTTTGCAGATGAGGAGCTGCCTCTAGATGCAGATGGTGCTGAAATTTTGTCAGAGACCTTCAACATCTTGAGTCTGAAGGAGATGAAGCTGCAGGCCATATGTACCGCAGCAGGGGGTGCTGCAGGggaggagccagaggaggaCGAGAACATGGCTAACATGGCTAAAGCTGTCCTGCAGGCTGCACACAAGAAGGTGGTGTCACAG GTCCAGAAGAAGGCCTTCATAGAGAACACTGTTCCTCTCATCATCAGCCTGAAGAGTCTGCTGGAGCAAAAACGCTCTCCTGTCCTCAGAGACCTCATGACCTACCTCCAG GTCACAATGCAAGACTATCGAAATGAGGTGAAGGAGTTTTTCTCTGGAGACGAGCAGCTGGCGGCTGAGGTGGAGTTTGCTCTGAAGATGgctgagaaggagagagagatggaggaacaGATGGACAACTGCACTCTGACAGGAGACGCCAGGACTCCCACTGGACAg CAGTCAGTCCAGGGCTCTCCTGTCAGGTCCAGGCCCCTCCTCCCGTTCAGCTTTGCCACACCACAGCCACCACATCCAAACCCACTGTCTGCCAGACTGGCACACACTGACAG TCGTAAGCACAGGTCCAGGGTGGAGGAACATTTCCAGTCTAAGTCGATCACTCTGGAAAGGACAG TAATGCCTAAAGGAGCTGCGAATGACAGAGCCATCAGCACACCAAAAG
- the ncapd3 gene encoding condensin-2 complex subunit D3 isoform X2: protein MELISALQFLKLKEVPQAWVDAAWDLEFTERKPLDDTTEDELTVSQDEAFRNLYQCLLAHATDLQQSAGKDGPSLSIWATLGENGVSVKSLVAVLSSFVLAGTAKVANVQQRVSSLQAASIYLLLLGIPGSIANKVFHEVLLDTCADLTSHCWPQDSGKKRKKDGLKSSQAEGKRSKPQRKDTPEMEMDEVEEEEEEEELHFSGQDLMKIRDAVVLLVQSLLRLLQTFPLKDRPQSASNCTQIFSKLLYFEPVIGELTFTAVKDITKLRSVPEMAFYGLQLLCLPQHGDQKESLRRIFHRLLYVILMMNKGNRGKPSLLVTSQAVLSTRDQAVHFICHLVEELKELALPLLQILLQHICFQMVEKSEFRSHGAQAVGMLTSQMENKDYACFIKWLANFSRSSKMVHRLFSIDVVMVLLEQPERRPEECPDPELTCFLPHKFLIQSLLFARRMDNSPTVQGHALSCLAQCLELPSLNVTRAVHNLFSATGTHTVLEGEITEGSLSSQQSQKTYRTLPFRTVEISSTDSSSFDTKENLALLLRRVEDSKTNVRKSALQALMGLLKHDVIPMSWENLSILSERCRDPAVSVKKKALQCVGELLAAKPECSVVQKAWLRGVVPAVVDSEGSVQDKALEALDQVLLSQVKPYSAGRHLDASQRLTWDLLGLLCHECQNLSRYFSRAFTIWSKQNKFTSTFITNLISHTEADHAAGAWLLLSKVVASSPGLPYGRILDAWDSMISSKDVSVTTCCHILCVMGDIAPHLNEDTKDRIVNDLMSWLKTFTLSLEVISAAVETLCQLGRSEDVKQMQAFLNRHCGELVSVCEVYLASIILSEKGAQNLNEELMVKHLHTLGVASLHCPVKVGKRTVLLVESVLTTHSEKLAEYQEELPASLPLSQFKTNSLPTKVRAHGVITLGKLCLQHEELVQKYLPVFARELEVGTEVAVRNNVVVIMCDLCVRYTNIVDHYIPNISACLRDSEAVIREQTLIMLTNLLQEEFVKWKGSLFFRFMVTLVDPVPAIASLCEYCLLHLLLKKNPEMFSQHFIECIFHFNSYSKHKSYNKFSQSEREKVRFSLKGAQHRDKRFRIYRFLLEHFTDTQRFNITNKINQTVLACFADEELPLDADGAEILSETFNILSLKEMKLQAICTAAGGAAGEEPEEDENMANMAKAVLQAAHKKVVSQVQKKAFIENTVPLIISLKSLLEQKRSPVLRDLMTYLQVTMQDYRNEVKEFFSGDEQLAAEVEFALKMAEKEREMEEQMDNCTLTGDARTPTGQSVQGSPVRSRPLLPFSFATPQPPHPNPLSARLAHTDSRKHRSRVEEHFQSKSITLERTVMPKGAANDRAISTPKGVNVNLTFDEGVSAIFSDRGTSLGGETSVLHVRSNEEQAPLLRQWNVQSPLRQKKKSPKV, encoded by the exons atggagTTGATATCTGCTCTGCAGTTTCTGAAGTTAAAAGAAGTTCCACAAG CCTGGGTGGACGCAGCGTGGGACTTAGagttcacagagagaaaaccacTGGATGATACCACAGAGGATGAACTCACAGTCAGTCAAGACGAGGCCTTCAGAAACCTGTACCAGTGTTTACTGGCTCATGCTACTGACCTGCAACAGTCTGCAGGCAAAGATGGACCTTCACTG AGTATCTGGGCGACCCTCGGGGAGAACGGGGTGTCGGTCAAGTCTCTAGTGGCTGTGCTGTCCTCCTTTGTCTTGGCGGGAACAGCCAAAGTGGCCAACGTCCAGCAGAGAGTGAGCAGTCTGCAGGCTGCCTCAAtctacctgctgctgctgggaatCCCAG GGAGCATTGCTAACAAGGTTTTCCATGAGGTTTTATTGGACACCTGTGCAGACTTGACCTCCCACTGCTGGCCTCAGGACTCTGGAAAGAAGCGCAAAAAGGACGGCCTGAAGAGTTCTCAGGCAGAGGGCAAACGCTCCAAACCACAGCGGAAAGACACTCCTGAG ATGGAAATGgatgaggtggaggaagaggaggaggaagaggagcttcATTTCTCTGGCCAGGACTTGATGAAGATCAGAGACGCTGTGGTTCTGTTGGTTCAAAGCCTCCTCAGACTCCTGCAGACGTTCCCACTCAAAGACAGACCACAGAGCGCCAGCAACTGCACACAG atCTTCAGTAAGCTGCTGTACTTTGAGCCTGTCATTGGAGAGCTAACCTTCACTGCTGTGAA AGATATCACCAAGCTGAGGAGTGTTCCTGAGATGGCTTTCTACggcctgcagctgctctgcctgcCACAACATGGAGACCAGAAAGAA TCTCTGCGGAGGATATTCCACCGGCTTCTCTACGTCATCCTGATGATGAATAAAGGCAACAGAGGGAAACCCTCCCTCCTTGTAACGAGCCAGGCGGTCCTCTCCACCCGTGACCAGGCCGTTCATTTTATTTG tcATCTTGTGGAGGAGCTGAAAGAGCTGGCGCTGCCTTTGCTGCAGATCCTCCTTCAGCATATCTGCTTCCAG ATGGTAGAGAAGAGTGAGTTTCGAAGCCATGGAGCCCAGGCTGTGGGAATGTTGACATCTCAGATGGAAAATAAAGACTATGCTTGCTTCATCAAGTGGCTGGCTAATTTCTCCAGAAGCTCAAAG ATGGTGCACCGGCTGTTCTCCATAGACGTGGTGATGGTCTTGTTGGAGCAGCCAGAGAGGCGACCAGAGGAGTGTCCGGACCCTGAGCTCACCTGCTTCCTGCCACACAAGTTTCTGATCCAGAGCCTGCTGTTTGCTCGGCGGATGGACAACTCTCCCACTGTCCAGGGCCACGCCCTGTCCTGCCTGGCCCAGTGTCTGGAGCTGCCTTCGCTCAACGTCACCCGGGCCGTGCACAACCTCTTCTCTGCCA CTGGAACCCATACAGTGTTGGAGGGTGAAATCACAGAAG GGAGTCTCAGTTCCCAGCAGAGTCAGAAAACCTACCGCACTCTGCCGTTCAGGACTGTGGAGATCAGCAGCACGGACAGCTCCAGCTTTGACA CAAAAGAGAACCTGGCTCTTCTCCTGCGTCGTGTAGAAGATTCAAAGACGAATGTGAGGAAATCGGCATTACAG GCCCTGATGGGCCTCCTGAAACATGACGTGATCCCCATGAGCTGGGAGAACTTGTCTATACTGTCTGAGCGCTGCAGAGACCCGGCTGTGTCTGTGAAGAAGAAGGCCCTGCAGTGTGTGGGAGAGCTGCTCGCT GCCAAACCAGAGTGCAGTGTGGTGCAGAAGGCGTGGCTACGGGGTGTGGTCCCGGCGGTGGTGGACTCTGAGGGTTCAGTGCAGGACAAGGCCCTGGAGGCTCTGGATCAGGTGCTGCTCAGCCAGGTCAAACCGTACTCTGCAGGCCGCCACCTTGATGCCAGTCAGAGGCTGACCTGGGACCTGCTGGGCCTGCTCTGTCACGAGTGCCAGAACCTCAG CCGATATTTCAGCAGGGCCTTCACCATCTGGTCCAAACAGAACAAGTTTACGTCGACGTTCATCACCAACCTGATCTCACACACGGAGGCAGATCACGCTGCTGGAgcctggctgctgctgtccaaGGTTGTCGCTTCATCCCCCGGGCTGCCCTATGGCAGGATCCTGGATGCCTGGGACAGCATGATCAG ttCAAAGGACGTAAGCGTGACAACGTGCTGTCACATCCTGTGTGTGATGGGAGACATCGCCCCACATTTGAACGAAGATACAAAGGACAGGATAGTTA ATGATCTCATGTCTTGGCTGAAGACTTTTACTTTGTCTCTGGAGGtcatcagtgctgctgtggagaCTCTTTGTCAACTTGGCCGCAGTGAAGACGTGAAACAGATGCAG gCTTTTCTGAACCGGCACTGCGGTGAGTTGGTGTCAGTCTGCGAGGTTTATTTAGCCAGCATCATTCTGAGTGAAAAAGGAGCCCAGAACCTGAATGAGGAACTGATG GTAAAACACCTCCACACCCTGGGTGTGGCGTCACTCCACTGTCCTGTCAAAGTTGGCAAAAGGACGGTGCTGCTGGTGGAATCTGTCCTCACAACACATTCTGAGAAACTGGCAG AGTACCAGGAGGAGCTGCCAGCCTCGCTGCCGCTGTCGCAGTTCAAAACAAACTCTCTGCCTACCAAAGTCAGAGCGCATGGAGTCATCACTTTAG GTAAACTGTGTCTGCAGCATGAGGAACTAGTCCAGAAGTACCTGCCGGTGTTTGCCAGGGAGCTGGAGGTCGGGACGGAGGTTGCTGTGCGCAACAATGTGGTGGTGATTATGTGTGATCTGTGTGTTCGATACACAAACATCGTGGATCACTACATCCCCAACATCTCCGCCTGTCTGCGAGACAGTGAAGCTGTCATCAGGGAGCAGACACTTATCATGCTGACCAACTTGCTCCAG gagGAATTCGTGAAATGGAAGGGCTCCCTCTTCTTTCGCTTCATGGTGACGCTGGTCGACCCGGTTCCTGCCATCGCCAG TCTGTGTGAGTACTGccttctccaccttctcctGAAGAAGAACCCTGAAATGTTCAGCCAGCACTTCATCGAGTGCATCTTCCACTTCAACTCCTACAGCAAACACAAGTCCTACAACAAGTTCTCCCAAAGTGAGAG AGAAAAGGTTCGATTCTCTCTGAAAGGAGCTCAGCACCGCGACAAGCGTTTTCGGATCTACCGCTTCCTGTTGGAGCACTTCACAGACACCCAGCGCTTCAACATCACCAACAAGATCAACCAGACTGTCTTAG CATGCTTTGCAGATGAGGAGCTGCCTCTAGATGCAGATGGTGCTGAAATTTTGTCAGAGACCTTCAACATCTTGAGTCTGAAGGAGATGAAGCTGCAGGCCATATGTACCGCAGCAGGGGGTGCTGCAGGggaggagccagaggaggaCGAGAACATGGCTAACATGGCTAAAGCTGTCCTGCAGGCTGCACACAAGAAGGTGGTGTCACAG GTCCAGAAGAAGGCCTTCATAGAGAACACTGTTCCTCTCATCATCAGCCTGAAGAGTCTGCTGGAGCAAAAACGCTCTCCTGTCCTCAGAGACCTCATGACCTACCTCCAG GTCACAATGCAAGACTATCGAAATGAGGTGAAGGAGTTTTTCTCTGGAGACGAGCAGCTGGCGGCTGAGGTGGAGTTTGCTCTGAAGATGgctgagaaggagagagagatggaggaacaGATGGACAACTGCACTCTGACAGGAGACGCCAGGACTCCCACTGGACAg TCAGTCCAGGGCTCTCCTGTCAGGTCCAGGCCCCTCCTCCCGTTCAGCTTTGCCACACCACAGCCACCACATCCAAACCCACTGTCTGCCAGACTGGCACACACTGACAG TCGTAAGCACAGGTCCAGGGTGGAGGAACATTTCCAGTCTAAGTCGATCACTCTGGAAAGGACAG TAATGCCTAAAGGAGCTGCGAATGACAGAGCCATCAGCACACCAAAAG
- the LOC124066510 gene encoding calcium homeostasis modulator protein 2-like isoform X1: MCLLGTGISLKRLVSYSFLLSLSLQPDIAVNQTQVTSVLFVVETHPNPNMAAAALVTENFKFVSLFFKSKDVMIFNGLIALGTVAGQTAYNVFAFNCPCSAGRNYRYGLAAIGVPALAFFLVGIMMNKSTWDLVSECRLRKCRKLSGAAAFALLGTIIGRAVVAPLTWTVISLLRGQAYTCALSEFVDCSTLKGFPQDQGSEVMAKFPCQESVPVELQGFWPEIERQLKYESQLIGWLLVAGMSLMVFLMLCMKRCTSPLGYIQEDYWSQYRSSEKTLFERTAAVHARLLAAENIKSFFGFVALEKEEKEQLVEHQSATPICSTDWNRVTGVYLYREKNGLPLYSRLNKWGTYNQEDNMEAMDKEMDMLTLS, from the exons atgtgtttgCTGGGAACTGGAATCTCTCTTAAACGTTTAGTTTCTTATTCATTTCtattgtctttgtctctgcagcctGACATTGCTGTAAACCAAACTCAGGTCACTTCAGTGTTATTCGTAGTAGAAACACATCCCAATCCCaacatggctgctgctgcacttgtCACAGAGAACTTCAAGTTTGTCTCCCTCTTCTTCAAGAGTAAAGATGTGATGATCTTCAACGGTCTGATTGCTCTGGGCACTGTGGCCGGCCAGACTGCGTACAACGTTTTCGCCTTTAACTGTCCATGTTCCGCTGGGAGGAACTACCGCTATGGCCTGGCTGCCATTGGTGTTCCAGCGTTGGCGTTTTTCCTCGTGGGAATAATGATGAATAAGAGCACATGGGACCTGGTTTCCGAGTGTCGGCTTAGAAAATGCCGGAAGCTCTCAGGAGCCGCAGCCTTTGCGCTGCTGGGAACCATCATCGGCCGAGCTGTGGTGGCTCCGCTAACGTGGACGGTGATCTCTCTGCTGCGGGGACAGGCATACACATGTGCCCTCAGTGAGTTTGTTGACTGCAGTACACTGAAGGGCTTCCCCCAAGatcaggggtcagaggtcatggCCAAATTCCCCTGTCAAGAAAGTGTTCCAGTGGAGCTGCAAGGCTTCTGGCCTGAAATTGAACGGCAACTGAAATACGAATCTCAG CTGATAGGCTGGCTCCTGGTGGCGGGGATGTCTCTGATGGTGTTCCTGATGCTGTGTATGAAGCGCTGCACCTCTCCCCTCGGCTACATACAGGAGGACTACTGGTCTCAGTACCGCTCGAGTGAAAAGACCCTCTTTGAGCGCACAGCAGCTGTCCATGCCCGCCTCCTGGCTGCAGAGAACATCAAGAGCTTCTTCGGTTTTGTGGCActggagaaggaagagaaggagcagcTGGTTGAACATCAGAGTGCTACTCCTATCTGCAGCACTGACTGGAACAGAGTGACTGGTGTCTACCTCTACAGAGAGAAGAATGGATTGCCTCTGTACAGCAGGCTCAACAAATGGGGCACATATAACCAGGAGGATAACATGGAGGCCATGGACAAAGAGATGGACATGCTCACCCTCAGCTGA
- the LOC124066510 gene encoding calcium homeostasis modulator protein 2-like isoform X2, with protein sequence MAAAALVTENFKFVSLFFKSKDVMIFNGLIALGTVAGQTAYNVFAFNCPCSAGRNYRYGLAAIGVPALAFFLVGIMMNKSTWDLVSECRLRKCRKLSGAAAFALLGTIIGRAVVAPLTWTVISLLRGQAYTCALSEFVDCSTLKGFPQDQGSEVMAKFPCQESVPVELQGFWPEIERQLKYESQLIGWLLVAGMSLMVFLMLCMKRCTSPLGYIQEDYWSQYRSSEKTLFERTAAVHARLLAAENIKSFFGFVALEKEEKEQLVEHQSATPICSTDWNRVTGVYLYREKNGLPLYSRLNKWGTYNQEDNMEAMDKEMDMLTLS encoded by the exons atggctgctgctgcacttgtCACAGAGAACTTCAAGTTTGTCTCCCTCTTCTTCAAGAGTAAAGATGTGATGATCTTCAACGGTCTGATTGCTCTGGGCACTGTGGCCGGCCAGACTGCGTACAACGTTTTCGCCTTTAACTGTCCATGTTCCGCTGGGAGGAACTACCGCTATGGCCTGGCTGCCATTGGTGTTCCAGCGTTGGCGTTTTTCCTCGTGGGAATAATGATGAATAAGAGCACATGGGACCTGGTTTCCGAGTGTCGGCTTAGAAAATGCCGGAAGCTCTCAGGAGCCGCAGCCTTTGCGCTGCTGGGAACCATCATCGGCCGAGCTGTGGTGGCTCCGCTAACGTGGACGGTGATCTCTCTGCTGCGGGGACAGGCATACACATGTGCCCTCAGTGAGTTTGTTGACTGCAGTACACTGAAGGGCTTCCCCCAAGatcaggggtcagaggtcatggCCAAATTCCCCTGTCAAGAAAGTGTTCCAGTGGAGCTGCAAGGCTTCTGGCCTGAAATTGAACGGCAACTGAAATACGAATCTCAG CTGATAGGCTGGCTCCTGGTGGCGGGGATGTCTCTGATGGTGTTCCTGATGCTGTGTATGAAGCGCTGCACCTCTCCCCTCGGCTACATACAGGAGGACTACTGGTCTCAGTACCGCTCGAGTGAAAAGACCCTCTTTGAGCGCACAGCAGCTGTCCATGCCCGCCTCCTGGCTGCAGAGAACATCAAGAGCTTCTTCGGTTTTGTGGCActggagaaggaagagaaggagcagcTGGTTGAACATCAGAGTGCTACTCCTATCTGCAGCACTGACTGGAACAGAGTGACTGGTGTCTACCTCTACAGAGAGAAGAATGGATTGCCTCTGTACAGCAGGCTCAACAAATGGGGCACATATAACCAGGAGGATAACATGGAGGCCATGGACAAAGAGATGGACATGCTCACCCTCAGCTGA